The Microplitis mediator isolate UGA2020A chromosome 4, iyMicMedi2.1, whole genome shotgun sequence nucleotide sequence AGCTGATTCCACGCAGGTACAAATTGGTCATCGCACATTTGTACACTGGCGAGGCTGAGTGCGGCTTGTGCTTGCAGACAGCTCTTCAGGTACTGAAGACGTTGAACTGGAGCAAGTTCTTGAGCATTGATCACCATTGAGGTGAATGAGTCCCTGAATTCAGGCCAGTTCTCGTAACGCCCATCGAACTTGGGAATTGCGAGTGCTGGCAGATGCGTTGGAGCCCGAGTTGAGTGCACTACAGCTGGAACAGCAGCTGGTACTGGAATTGAGTTGATGAGTGCGATTAGTTTGCCCTTGGCGTTGATATACGACCGGTACACCAGCTCGTATACTCCGTCCTTGACGTATGAGCTCTCCAAGAATTCCTTGGTGCAGGTGAGTGCTAGTGAGTCGTGAGTGAGGTTAAATTGGTGCCATTCACCCTCGAGTAACTCAAGTCGAAACTTGAGTTGAGCTAAGCCGTCGGCGACGGTGAGTGTATCTGCCAGAGCTTCCCAGTCTGAGAAGACTCTGAGGCGTGAGTGCTGGCTGATGACTTTCGGCTCGAGTGCTGGGGAAATCGTCGATTTCCTGGGAGTGCGCTTGAGTTTCTGCTTAGACTGGTATCCTTCGCCGTGGATCCCAGTCTCGGTGGCGCTTGAGTCACTGAGGACTTGAGTGTCGCCGACGTTGATGGCTGGATAGAGGTGTTGGTCCGTGGGGGTACCTTCAGGGACCTCTGAGTGCTGCGGGTCCGTTGGAAGACCCTCCTTCTTCTCTTCATCCCCCATAGTGAGCTCCTTGACCTGTTGATGGGTTTATATGAGTACAGCTGCCCACTGATGATGCTACCGACACAACCAACCAACcatccggctcgaaggaccataaaatgttttaacaataattaaataaagacatgccaggactggttggtggtttggatgtttgaaaaatacgcatatttaaaaatataacaatatttttatttgtcacagcacaaaatatcactgggttgcaaattaaatagtttatttaatttataaatactgttaaatgtctgagctcatgaatacgtgaatgattgaatacaaaatattgagttgagctcgagtaaataatgaattaaaaataatcaagttgagttaaattgaacactgagttgaTTACAAAATtgtcatgataataagtaacatgatgtcagaggttactgagcgaagtgaattatttgaacacgtaattactatttttaatagcactgaatacataaataattttgttattgagtttttaatagtgatgatcacttaattgaattgaatttaatgagctcatgataaattacactgattttaatttgtttgttgaacacgtggtagcatgatagcagaggctactgagcgaaacataactttcaaattaattaagaaattgagcataatgataattaaataaataatactgagtcttttaaattaattgaccaCTGATAGCaagtaaatgtttaataaaaaatgcacctgttgCTTTCTCGATGATATAACCTCGTGAGGAACAGGTTGTAGAACGCTGGATTTCTTGatgttgttttatatttattttttgagctctgagctcgcaattataaaaataattatatttttagatagaGTTATGAACCCTTAACGTAGTttattgattacttttaatgatttactcgagatgagcgcaattttaaaagattataCAAAACACGTGGTGACACTTGAGATTGTATAAAACGAATagataatggcgtcggtcttcttGCCACGAGGCAGGAAAAATTCATGCGCATGCGTCGCACAGTGCAAGTCAAGTTTGAATAGATagacactaggccccagtaggtgctgcctctatttgccggaagttcaactacattcaattttgaatgtagttgtgattacgcaacagATTCGATTGATAAAAAATCCGCAGCTTCGTGACGTAatgtttttgataaatattgaCTGTTAGCGCGATGATTTATTTGGTTGCTTACAAGATCTAATcctaaactttttaaaaaatcttttcgagatattttatgatttatgtTCATGTAGTAGAAGACATAACTATTCAAACTTGCTATATCAATCATGTAAAACCaaaatttcaacaaaaatCTTTTTGTCTGTCCGAATACAGAGAATTTccccaaaattttttcaatcgtAAATTCATTATCAGTACACATTGAGCGTGAATCTGTTGAATCTTTACGAGTTTCATCAAAATTGTCACAACTTATATCTAAAGTTACATTACGATCTTTGccttgcattttttttaactggtTTATTACATCTTCATGTTCAGAAGAAGTGTTGTCAGAATAATGAAAGTGCTtatgatcataaatttttaatgtcgaAATGTAATAGTGATCAGTATCCATTATAGAGTATACTactgttcagtcacgagcttaatcattttgaaaagcttcgtgtactttcgctacgtacgggagcagccgaactcgctactgacttaaatgtcagaatagtgtcgggtcactcgctatctgggcccgacacctgcaatttcttactcatgaccgtgccacgttggcatgagaacccgctaccagctggccaatcagagaaattggcggctaactatttcctgttggcgcgcttttaagccaatgggaaaattcgttactgcagccatgctgccacgtcaccaccgagcagccaCGAAGGAAGAAGACGACGTCTATTTCTAATCTCCATCGATCAGTACAAACTCAGCTATCCATCCAACCGCTTCGCTCAAAATAGTATATCTCTAGTGTGATCTAAGTCTGAACCGCTTCGCTAAATCTCTGTTTAAATATTCTCAATAGTTAGCTAGTATATCAaggctactaattattgagtatatattgaattgttgctcgcgtcttattaattataaattaattgtcgcGTCATTAACCGCTACCGACCACGTGTCGGATTTATACGCGTATTCGTTtacagtcgcattcgctatcgcgtatcttgtagttgcattcgctatttttctcatagttttagtgtacatattgtttaataaagatctattcttttatctgtaatttgtgttaattgatagttattgaattaaccacacctacaccagaatcccacagagcattcgctcattttacaactacaaaatctgtaaaagttttcattttattgttCATTTTGCCATATTTGTTATCatgcaatattaattttttagctaTGGTAACGTTTGCTCCTAATTCAAAATTCCTTTCACAATttgtaatgaattttttaatgactcCAACTTCTATTGAATGACTGATTCTCGTTTGTGATTTCTCATTATTAAAACTTGTAAAGTGTAAGTAgcgtagtaaaaattttaatcttctCAAACTCATTGTTAACCTAAAAACTTCAACTCCAAGTCCTTCTTTTTCCCACAGATAGGGTGGTCCGTttggaacgactatttttcaataaattgtaaattttcaaaaattcgggaagttattggtttcggtccgatttacgaaaatcgaatttccatcagatgtcgacgtttcgaggtcctaggaagctatcctgactaattttacgatgatgtccgagtgtatgtatgtgtgtacgtacgtacgtacgtatgtatgtatgtaaatattcataactcttgaacggatgaaccgatatTGATcgttaaggtgtcattcgacgcggcttgttaatgtcttgaagccgtgaaaatttgaacttaatcggtagggtgcgttcagagatatttcaaaaataaaattttttcgaaaatgttttatttggataacttttaatttgctcgatggattgattccaaaatctaatcagctctaaaactctataagccgcgtcgattgccacctcaaccatcaaaatcggttcattcgttcaagagaaaccgttgacgaaagaattcaaaaaaaaatttttccttggtttttttgaaatttctcaaaaaccgctaaataaatcaatttcaaaatttgatcagcttcagaacttAATTAAACGcatcgattgccacctcaaccatcaaaatcggttgattcgttcgcgagatatcgtgggagaaggaaatgctaaaaaatggttttttacaaaacaatggcatacaaaagtatttgcgagctcgaagagctcgaaaatgtattcacaataatgtttttgagctcaacgagctcgaaaacagcgggaagttttggggctggcccgcagggtcaactgacagaccgatttttttttgcttccactgaaaaatattgttgtagacattgaaaaaaaaaaatctctgaaagttttagctcttaattttaattctaagtactttacatttgattttgaagttttcccatttaaaatacataggaaagttgggatttttttttaattctctataactcagccgcattttaagttatcgggtcaccgtttgcggcattttttaggtaatttgatactcttcaaaagtctccctaatagttttactcggactctTTTTCggattgttttttctgtattggttctgaaaataatttttttaataataatttgggtttttagttgatcttaactaaataacgaaatttacagaaaaagtgcagataacgattttttaggaaattttattcgctacaaaaaaggtccttttagttaagtggctcaagttcttcgttcacgtgatatagggatttcagtaattttgtaaataaaatatttgtcaaaaaattccaccaaatgctatttcatttcaattttaaatcagtaaataattttcctttcattaatttattccagtcattaaaatcagaaggggtcaaattgatgaacttcggaaaaatttttgaaaaatatattatttacaaaattactaaaatccctatatcacgtgaacggagAACTAAAGCTACTTAACTAagaggactttttttgtagcgaataaaatatcctaaaaaatcgttatccgcactttttctgtaaatttcgttatttagttaatatcaactaaaaacccaaattattattaaaaaaattattttcagaaccgaTCCAGAAGAAACAATTAAAGTCCCAGTAAAAGTATTAAagagacttttgaagagtatcaaattacccaaaaatgccgcaaacggcgactcgataacttaaaatgcggctgagttatagagaattaaaaaaaaaatcccaactttcccatgtattttaaatgggaaaatttcgaaatcaaatgtaaagtacttagaatttaaattaagagctaaaactttcagagaatgtttttttcaatatctacaacaatatttttcagtgggagcgaaaaaacaaaaatagtcattccaaacggaccaccctaatatatatacaaacggACTACCCTAATATACACACTTAGTTCCATAAACATAAAATGGATGGACggaccatttaaatatagtggaaaacctaaacatgcaaacctctcaataagacaatttatagacaAATTGGGAAAAACATAGATAGCcggaactgggaatcgaacccagaccaattcggtatcgcgccgagtgctctaccagttgagctatccggccctatactatattccgttcaatgtgatctataacttattgagccacaccgtccatccaTTTCTACGTTATTATTCATAAAGATGTATTTTTAAGACAATAAAGCGCAAAAGAAGTCAATTTcatgatttgtaatttttttcatttttccttccagtaattttgcaaaataactatacttttttaagaattggtggatactgttatttttttgtggtaGTGGTATATATTGTGCGGACAACCCTAAAGTTTTAGTCATTAATATTGCAAAATGGCGGagtagtgaatttttttgcaaaagaagccattttttcagaattttgaccTATATGACCAGTTTTTAGAACGCCATCTATAAATTAACCAAGTTAaaccattaaaaatattgaagaattCGTCAACGAACATGACCCAATTAGTTAAAAGTCTCAAAAACATTTACACATCTTATCTGGCCGGGTTTTTCAGCGTGGGGTAATGAGTTACCCCATGTGGCCGTTATGATGCCTAAGGGAGGTGTGGCCGTTAAgggttaattaataatcaatagttgcggttttttatttattgttaaaaacttaaaaaaaaatctgtctatcggttgaccctgcgagccagccccaaaacttcccgctgttttcgagctcttcgagctcgaaaatactttagtgtgccattgttttcgaaaacaaccgatcttagcatttctttctcccacgatatctcaatAACGAACTGGcggattttgatggttgaggcggctatcagcgtattttattgagttctagagctgataaaattttgaaattgtttggttcagttatttcgaagatattcgcaaaaaaccgttttttaccatttcttttgcccgcgataactctcgaacgaatactccgattgagatggctaaggcgccattcgacgcgttttatcaagttctaaagctgattagattttgaagttgatcgtataagtcgtttctgagaaattaataaaaaaccaaaaaaaaaaaaatttttttgttcgcaattcgccaatattatcgagtctacttgatcaaatgatctgaaatttttagaaaagttgatggccaacaatcTCTTTCgcttgccgcctcaaccatccaaatcagttcattagtcaaaaagttatagacacacacacacacacacacacacacacacacacacacacacacacacactcacacacatacacatacatacatacagacactcggacatcattctgaaagtAGTCAGGATAGTTTCccaggacctcaaaacgtcaacatctgatgaaatttcgattttcgcaaatcggggtgaaaacaataacttcccaatttttcgaaaatcgtcgattttcttagtgggaagttaaaaaacgtGGCTACTatacattttatgataattaaaagtGTAGCGACGCTTGTTTGCTTGTCGTCTTATTATCTCATACAATCGTGTACGTCTGACTGCATTGCCAGGCGTCGTACTTATCGggttttatatattatatatctatagGCATCTGACGACTCTGAGGACCGTGAGTATTCGTGAGagccaaataaaaaaaaacgtcttcgGATAAGTGCCCGGTAAGTAGCCAAATAGGAGAGACAGTCTATCGAAACATTTCAAGGACTCATTGACTAGATGTCACCAAATATTTTGCCGTATCGTCGCCTTCACGCACGACGCGCAGTAATCTTAACTTTAAAGTGTGATATCTAGTCCATAGGTCtttgaaatattttgataGGTTGTCTCTCCATTTGGTCATTTAACCTAGACTAACCTTAATCCATGATAAATGTATATCTGTACagtaatcaattaatattatttaaaatcgttttacatatttaaaattccttttattcataaactggaaaaagatgaaaaaaatcggTATATCAGTTAACTCTGCGGACCAGCtttaaaacttcccgctgttttcaagctcgttgagcttgaaaacattattgtaaatacattttcaagcccTTCGAGCTCgataatacttttgtatgccattgtcttaaaaaaaaaaaaacattttttagcatttctttctctcacggtatctcgcgaacgaatcaaccgattttgatgattgaggcggcaatcgacgtattttatcaagttctaaagctgattaaattttgaaattgatttatccagtcgtttttgagaaattgcaaaaaaacccaaaaaaaaaaatttttttgtattctttcgtcaacggtttctcttaaacgaatgaaccgaatttgatggttgaggtggcattcgacgcggcttatacagtttcagagctgattagattttggaatcaatccatctagcaaaataaaagttatccaaataaaacattttttaaaaaatgttatttttgaaatatctccgaacgcatcctaccgattaagctaaaattattacagcttcaagatattaacaagccgcgtcgaaagACACCTcgaagatcaaaatcggtttatccgttcaagagttatgagtatttacatacatactagggtgtccgttatttcccaaatcgatttttatttaccgatGGCCCCCTGAATCTTTAGTTtatgacctaaaaaaaaatatccaacacAATGAGGCTCATAGTTTTCACATTAAACCGTGCCGAgatcattttatatttcctatttaaataactcaggatttttagacttttgactcataatttttgaaaattttcaattttcttagcaggaagttaGAAAAAGGATAAACagttttaatttgataaagtttaattcttattttattttaatgtcagtTGAAatgaatgattattttttattttaattcatattattataaagCCAGCTACTTTACATCAAAGgcacttttaaataaaataattataactaatcACTGAAAAATAATGCTTGCAGAAACCAAAGATGAAGTCCGGGAGAAAATAAATGATGCAGGGAGACTACGACTTTaccctgaaaaatttttgaaaagttcgAGAAACTTATCAGTGCAGCTAGAAAAGTCGACGAATTCAATACCTAGTAATCTGACAGTACCTGACGATTTTATACCTGATACTCGATTAAGTACACCTTATCACCAATCTTCAGGCTCTATTACTCAGCGTTTAACGCtgttgcaaaataaaaaaagaagtctgattctctgaaaatttcgt carries:
- the LOC130666911 gene encoding uncharacterized protein LOC130666911, which codes for MGDEEKKEGLPTDPQHSEVPEGTPTDQHLYPAINVGDTQVLSDSSATETGIHGEGYQSKQKLKRTPRKSTISPALEPKVISQHSRLRVFSDWEALADTLTVADGLAQLKFRLELLEGEWHQFNLTHDSLALTCTKEFLESSYVKDGVYELVYRSYINAKGKLIALINSIPVPAAVPAVVHSTRAPTHLPALAIPKFDGRYENWPEFRDSFTSMVINAQELAPVQRLQYLKSCLQAQAALSLASVQMCDDQFVPAWNQLKERYNNPRLLIGAQLDKLLNMHVLTSRSSEQLNYLLNTVSEVINALNALGVQVNSDMNPLLTQLIISKLDSHNRELWENKMGASTEYPSLKDLNDFLVSRARAQERVEQASKPPRSSGKPASYSAAVVSNSHSSETKSPATHSSTALVCKHVRHSSY